The following proteins are encoded in a genomic region of Desulfarculaceae bacterium:
- a CDS encoding thioredoxin family protein, with protein sequence MPKKFCLWGLLLLAMCLAGPSFAADTPAEIPAKGMVTLVDLGADRCIPCRMMAPILEELKQEYQGKAAIVFLDVWKDSSLAPRFGIQVIPTQIFYDRKGKEFLRHEGFLSKESIVMVLDKMGVAKPAAK encoded by the coding sequence ATGCCGAAGAAATTTTGCCTCTGGGGCCTGCTGCTCCTGGCCATGTGCCTGGCCGGGCCCTCCTTCGCCGCCGACACCCCCGCCGAGATACCGGCCAAGGGCATGGTGACCCTGGTGGACCTGGGGGCCGACCGCTGCATCCCTTGCCGAATGATGGCCCCCATCTTGGAGGAGCTGAAGCAGGAGTACCAGGGCAAGGCGGCCATCGTTTTCCTGGATGTGTGGAAGGACAGCTCCCTGGCGCCGCGCTTCGGCATCCAGGTGATCCCCACCCAGATTTTCTACGACCGCAAGGGCAAGGAGTTCCTGCGTCACGAAGGCTTCCTGAGCAAGGAGAGCATCGTGATGGTGCTGGATAAAATGGGCGTGGCCAAGCCCGCCGCCAAATAA